Proteins encoded within one genomic window of Legionella sp. PC997:
- a CDS encoding TMEM175 family protein, whose translation MKTTRLEAFSDGVLAIIITIMVLEIKIPHGDDFVSLTPLGPIFLSYVLSFIYIGIYWNNHHHLFTAARSISGKVLWANLNLLFWISLFPFATGWMGENPFNATPTSVYGIVLLMAAISYSILVHVLISHEGAESLVATAIGKDYKGNISIALYAFAIPFAYISTWISQILYVIVAIIWFIPDKRIENKIER comes from the coding sequence ATGAAAACAACACGATTAGAGGCATTTAGCGACGGTGTACTCGCGATCATCATTACCATTATGGTATTAGAAATCAAAATTCCGCACGGCGATGACTTCGTGAGTCTAACCCCACTTGGCCCCATTTTCCTAAGCTACGTACTCAGTTTTATTTATATTGGTATTTATTGGAATAACCATCACCATTTATTCACCGCTGCCCGGAGTATTTCAGGGAAAGTGCTTTGGGCAAATTTGAATCTTTTGTTTTGGATTTCACTATTTCCTTTTGCAACCGGATGGATGGGAGAAAACCCTTTTAATGCGACACCAACTTCAGTTTATGGAATAGTTCTATTAATGGCAGCTATTTCCTATTCGATACTCGTCCATGTACTTATCTCACATGAAGGCGCAGAATCGCTAGTGGCAACAGCAATTGGAAAAGATTATAAGGGAAATATTTCCATAGCCTTGTATGCTTTTGCCATTCCTTTTGCTTATATTTCTACATGGATTTCCCAAATTTTGTATGTAATTGTTGCCATAATTTGGTTCATTCCTGACAAACGCATTGAAAATAAGATAGAGAGATAA